From one Brachypodium distachyon strain Bd21 chromosome 4, Brachypodium_distachyon_v3.0, whole genome shotgun sequence genomic stretch:
- the LOC100827093 gene encoding uncharacterized protein LOC100827093, giving the protein MPCSCLSRSTQKRVVRCLNYSLVLLLILAAAGGILALILAFAPVHQIEVTVEDARLNTFSLAAPNDSSSSSLFFSYNIAAAVAVRNPNWAMTIQHTEPLVASVVFHGRRLHDAAVVAGAGSKHRPRETRLHRIMAARERVSAAILLGDAAAEEFRKENATGVFDLEVLFSGEIKYLGFAGVFADKKDKLGFTCPLSLQLAPPGDEVVVFREVGCRPDKRERIYY; this is encoded by the coding sequence ATGCCCTGTTCCTGTCTCTCCCGCAGCACCCAGAAGCGCGTCGTCCGGTGCCTCAATTACTCCCTCGTCCTGCTCCTCAtcctagccgccgccggaggcatCCTGGCCCTAATCCTCGCCTTCGCCCCCGTCCACCAAATCGAGGTCACCGTCGAGGACGCCCGCCTCAACAccttctccctcgccgccccAAATgactcctcgtcctcgtccctcttcttctcctacAACAtcgcggccgccgtggccgtcCGCAACCCCAACTGGGCCATGACCATCCAGCACACGGAGCCCCTGGTGGCCTCCGTCGTcttccacggccgccgcctccacgacGCCGCTGTCGTCGCGGGGGCAGGGAGCAAGCACCGGCCGCGCGAGACGAGGCTGCACCGGATCATGGCAGCCAGGGAGCGGGTCTCCGCGGCGATCCTCCTTGGCGACGCCGCGGCCGAGGAGTTCAGGAAGGAGAACGCCACGGGGGTGTTCGACCTGGAGGTGCTCTTTTCTGGAGAGATCAAGTACTTGGGCTTCGCCGGCGTGTTCGCTGATAAGAAGGATAAGCTGGGGTTCACGTGCCCGCTCAGCCTTCAGCTCGCGCCGCCTGGGGATGAGGTCGTCGTGTTCCGGGAGGTCGGCTGCAGGCCTGACAAGCGCGAGAGGATCTATTACTGA